The DNA sequence GCGATATTGACATTATATCACGAACATGGAAAAATTACCGCTGCATAGTTGCTGCGAGGGTGCGGTGCTTTTTCGAAGGTGGCACTCATTTGAATTCTATAGTACCACAAAGCAAACTTTATGAAGTTTTAATTGAGATGTGTTCAACATCAGGCGTTCCATATTAACTTAATGTCAGTTTACTATATATCGTAGTGTATTGGTAACTACTTTTAAGTAAGACTTACTAGTATTTTGTGTTCATTAAACTGTACTAATCTAAACTATGAAAACAGTTTATTATAGATATTGTCATGCAACAGCAAGTAACTAGACAGCAACAAGTAAACCCCGGAAGTAAACGTTATTTTCGATAACAGCCTCGTCTCAACAATTCTAAGAGAAGTTAAAGGGACTACTTCAcgctttttgcttttataaaatgcTAAAACCTTTTTTCGTGTCAGTTGGCCTGCGAGCAAGCCCTCCGTGGGCTCTGAAGGCAGGGCGGGAAAAGCAAGGAGAGCTtacaactacgtctctggaatttgaattccgcctccaattcccctgtggcttcccgttgactgagctgtcagatttcggCCAAACAGCGAGAAGCGGAAACGAAcgtgaatgtaaacaaacattgaaaaacatgtgaaaGCTCgcgccaagggtaatgacgtcattattaATGCAATCttcgccaatcagcatttcgcatcgacttttttGATGCAGATATTCCAATTTTAGAGACGTAGtcgcaagctctccttccttttcccgccccgccgccagagcgcccaggagagcttgctcgcgcGCGCAGGCTACgtatcaattgaattccaaaaataaggatctacttttgttatttaaaaccaCATTTAGACATTTAAACTGTTTCCTATCGTCTGTGACAACGGATTGCAAGGATAGAAATGGACTGAAATTTGATGTGCCTGCAAAAATTACCACTAAAAAATTATTCCAGTCAGTGCCTCGTGATGAAATTTTTGGTATCTCGTTCATAACTTTACAGGAGCATTTTTGCATGGCTGAAGGCACTTAGAAATAAATACAGcatataatttacttaaaacaGCGATGTCCTTGTGACATGTGACGTCATCAGCCTGGCTCGGACCCCATAACTCGTTCTCAGTCTCTCGGACATTTCTACAGGGAAAAATGCAGTTTTCCGATGGCCAAAGCCGAACGATTTTTTTGGAGGACATGCTTGAACTTCAGGACTATTAAATACACATACTGAAGGACCaaagaccctgaaaaactgaacattttAGTGTCATATGTACTTTAATTAAGCTAGACATTGTTAACTATGAAATAGACGAGTTTTTTGAACAACTCATGTCTGACAAATACAGTTCTTAAGTGGACTTAGACGCAAGTTAATCTGGTTTAAACTCTGCTTGGGCACTTAAGCCCAACTGGGTACTTTCCTTTAAAGATGCTTTTTCTAACCAAGTACAGAAATGGATCGACCCAACAAGTATTTCTCAGAGGATGACATCGTGGGCACTTCTGCCTCGTAGTTTCAATGACATTTTTTTACTTAACTGTGACGTACATTCATATAATACTCAAGTAAGAAATCCTTCCGTTTGCCCTACTGCGGGACAAATGTAAGGAAACTTTCACTTCGTTTTCAAGGGCCCAAAATATTTAATTCCCTTAGCTCTGAAATTCAGAATGCCTCTAGTATTGCTGTTTTCACTTCCAAACTAAAGCTGTCATTTTTCACCTTACTTCTCTTAATGCTTGTaagataagataaaataaaggctttatttgatGAGGGTTGACACTAAATAGCCAGagctaataaacttgtggccatCTATGTGTAGTTTTTCGtttctttcgctttttttctcgtattcttgcattatttcttctcactttttctttttcgtttttgcacTTGCACGTTCAGCCTTATCTATTTTCATCctatttaatgattattttctatgttcaggggcggatccaggatttttcttaggagggggtgcactcgtctcttgctctacttcaactcCAATacaccacatagtttttttttttttggcagaataccagttgtattagaaaaccgcaggtcatctcaggggggggtgcgcaccccctgcaccctccccctagatccgcctctGATGTTGTAAAGAAATTGTATGTGATTAGTTAAATTGTCTTGCCGATGCCAGTATTATATTCATTAATTAAGTTATATATTTTTGAAAGTAGTCCTTTTTATAAGCCCTATTGGCTTCCTTGGGCCTCCCTTGCCTcatcattttttgaattttgtttgcatttttacTTTAAATGGCAGAGTTATAataagataaataaaataagaccGAGCCAGTTGGAAACGTGTTCCAGTCAACTGATCTCCAGTcgactgatgatgatgatgatgatgatgatgatgatgatgatgatgatgatgatgatgatgatgatgatgatgatgatgaaagagTCTCGATcttggatcggtagatcgcgtTAAAACACAAAGAGTCTGGAAGGGAGGGTGATGGTGTTACTTGTTTTTTTGCAGCGGCGAGCAAACATCCGCTTCCATTCGACCTTAATTGGATAATcagaaatatatatttaaaaaaaaaacagcccatCGAGTTATCCGATACCCAGGGCCCAGtagttcgaaggccgattagcgtaAACccaaggttaaatttaacctgggtttctttctcttttgttcaaaagcattttcccggataattttctctattctttttagagcatccaatcatcaaattgtatacgaaaagaataaaactgaatttcaacttctaagctttcatatctgaatcaAAATTTCGcaataaccctgggttatctgaACAACTTGGTCCTGATCTTTTGTCAGCGAAGCAGAAGGGATCTGGGTACAAGATTACTCACCTAGCAGTGTTGCTTCCCTTACACCTATTTAGCagcagaacgggaacgtcagttgacgactgcgcgcgcaaatccaacaactggcttgaccaatggctgagccgcaaattgggcaccggaagtcgagtttagtcgtTTCCGCAcactttcccgtcgtcaaatgacgttctcgtgctgttgctaaatcagcctatatTGGTGGGGAGGCAGTGTCTACCATTTTTATTGGTCTCCTTGTGGAACAACAGAAGTCGTCGGGTGCCTTGTTGTCGAACTCTGCGCATGTGTCATTCTCCTACTGAGCGCTCTTCTGAACACATCCGTGAACGCGGCCCTAAAGTTCTTGTTCAAACAGCTGTAGATCAGCGGGTTTAGTGCCGAGTTACCATATGTTAACCACTTAATCATGGCTAAAACGTTGTTGTTTATGGAAGCCTTAGAATACATAGCAAGTAACGTAACCACGaaaaagggacaccaacatacGACGAACGCACCAATCACAATGCTAAACGTGCGTGCAGCCTTTAAGTTAACGTGAAAGTTCTCGACAGTTCTCCGATTAGATATCGATTGGTCCGAGTGTATGCGACGAATGCTTCGTACGTGGGTTAAAGCTACGTGGAATATTCGAGAATAGGCGAACAACATGATCAAAAGAGGAACGAAAAACGAAGCCAGTGAGGCAAACAGTGAGTAGTATTGCCATCTTTGGAGCTTTATGAGCGCGATAATTAAAGAGTAAAGCCAGATGAAGGCAATCCCGATTGCGACGCGACTTCGTGTAACCATGCTTGAATATCGGAGGGGATAGGTGACCGCTATGAAACGGTCGACACTGATGAAAACAAGATTCATTATAGAAGCTGTACAACACATAATGTCAAACTGCAACCAAAGTTTGTAAATGGTCGGAAAGTCTCTGCTGTTGGGTTTGCCCGTTAGACTGTGAGAAAGCCATATTGGCATAGAAATGAGTCCAACTAGAATATCAGTCACCGCCAAACTGATTATAAAGGGCTCCGTGAAGCTCTTTAGCCGTTTGGAAATAACACAGGCCAAGCAGACCAACGTGTTTCCAAGCACAGCGATGATTATTGTAAAGACGAGGAAAACGTCTGATGCTGTGAAAGACAGATTGATCAGCTCGTTATTGGTGAGTGTTGGAGTGGGCTGTGATTCGTTCATATTTTGATGAAGGAAAGGATTGTTATTttgtgtggttttttttttgctgttgtggGGGAGGCAGCGGCACTAAGGCCTCTGTCAAAAtgcgttgttgttgtcgttgatGCCGTATGAGATTGCTCTGGATCACCTACGCCTTGTCCAACAGCAAGCTTGCGTGTAAAGAACAGCCAAACAACCTAAAGATCTGGAAATCAGAACAACTAATCGTTAGATTGTTTATATCTTGTAATTTTTCTTATCTGTAAACAGGTTATGTTGGTTAGAGGATAAGCCAGCTCTCTTTTAACGAGAACCTGACACCTCTGAAGAGGGGGCTTATCAGGGCTTATCTCTGCcattcttcttttatttccccTTGACTCTCGCTAACAGGGACACTTAGGCCGGTCTCAACAGGGACATCCGTAGGCAGCGTTCACATTTATTGACCGGGCACGGTGCGCGAGTACGGTACTCGCTGAGAACTAATGTCACCCCACTTCTTCAAAAGCCCACGCCAAAGTTTGGTCACGATGCTGGTGATCAATTACAAGGTCGAGATCTccggaggggggaggggaactCCGGATTTTAAGTGGCGGGAATGATCGAATTGGGGCAAAAATCGAAAAccctagggcttccaacaaaacccctAAAATTCCTGGACCAAacattaacccccaaaaaaccCATGCCGTATTTCCGAGccctaaaaattttcaaaaatcattaAATGATAACATGTTGTACTTTCTTTGGTCGTACTATATTCGCTGATCTACGCGACTGAGATACGCGGGCACTaccacgaatcttcagattgttttgaatacccaaaaaatccctacttaaaccAACCCAAAACACTCCTTCGaccatccccgtcacttgaaatccggagtagcaacaccccctcccccccaccccgcaCCCCTTGGATCGATACCTTGTATTTGGGAACTTTTAAGTCTTAAAAGTGGGCGAGGCAATCCTTCTCACACGAATGAAACCAAATGCATAAGTGTTTATAAAGGAGTTTACTGAAATGCACGTCTTTTCCCTTTTGAACTTAGTTCGGCTGGAATAAAAATaagcgtctgaatcaattcagccgacCTAAATTAATTCGAGTCAACCTAAACTTCCAGTTCGAATCAGGTCATGTGAATTAcagcgtctgaaccgggccctTGGGTCTTCTTTGGCCAAAAACGGGTAGTCCATGTTTTAGGGATGTTTTCATCTATTGACTTGTAAAACAAACGAATGAGAAATTACGGGAACCATTTTTGAGGTCAAATAAACATCACTCTATCCATATTTGGGTTCTCCCAAAGGAACGTAGGCTGAATCAAACAACACCAAAGATTTGCTTGCTCCGTAAGTTTCATACGAATTACCCCACGTTATTAGGACTCGACCGCAGTCAACGATCTGTCTGAGGCAATTGTTTGCTTCATTTAGAGTGATTTCATTCACCATTACGCTCGCCAGGTCATGTAAAAGAATTAGTTATTAAAATCAGTAATCCGTTTTTTTCTTGATGATACTTGCCGCCCGAGTATGAGTCATGTTTGCAAATTACGCCAACAGGTAACGCCAGTTTCTGCAGTTTTCAAACCCTCAGAACTCTTTTAACAACGTTTGAAatagattttcaaaaaagtccttcgtccgatgGCGCGGGACTTCGTCGTTCGCTCGGTTCTTCGCGGCATAAAAAGCTCGCTCCGCTCTTTAAGAAACTCGTGAAGttgacttgtagcaagtctaagtTTCAAATAGTTTAGTAAATTAACAGCGTATTGCCGGGTGATGTATTAAACTTTGAACGAGGAAAATAACAACATTGGCTTTAAAGTATTTTGCTTAGCTTTTGTACATGTCTCTCATTTGACCGCGGTGAATATTTGGACTGAGTTTAAGAAACCTTAGATCAGTCAATAGTTAAGGGCCTTTTTTACACAGTCCGTTACTTGAAAAATGTAACGGTCAAAAGAGAACCTCTACTTACTCTGCGGCTCCGAAAGCAAAGTTCGCAGAATCACCTCAAAGCGGGAGAATAGAGTCAAATTTACTTGGCACGTTACGCAGAGATTTCGTTTTGCGCAACAGTTTTCCAGAAGACGGATGAAATTAGTGTGGCTTCAAGGTCGTCAGTTGCAAAAAGCTACCACAGAAGTATGATTTGTTCTCCTCTTTCTTCCACGCAACGGATCCATGCATTTTAGCGAAGAGGTCTAGTTTACGCTTCCTGTTAATGGTTTCCACTCTGAGCAAGGTCGCCCCCGCCCGTAGATGTTGAAGAAGTACGTGTGGCGACTGATAAAGTATCTTAGaagtgcaaataaaataaaatgtcttaCTTTAACAGTTCCGCAAAGCTACTAATTAACCAGGAGTTGTTGCTATAGCCAGTTCGTCCGTGTCACTGATCTGTGATTTTAGGCGAAGAGCTCTAGGTTCACGCTTACTTGCAATATGTTTCCGTAATCAATCAGGTGCCGTAGATATTGAAAAATAGTTCATGGCTTTGGGTGACCGAAACAGGATACTCTGAATGCAAATACCCTTTCCAGCTGTATGAAACATTTTAGCTGAAAATTGTGGGCAAAGTACTATAAATTATACCGTTATCGCGAGTTTGTGGAACTTTTGAAAAGTTAGCTAATATTCGTTTGAATATCGTCGCTAATCTGATAACGTAATGTCTCGTAATTTTCACGGTTCATTGtaatttcttcttttcaaagaaGTGTTAAGATCATCTGGCTTTTAGTGCTATGTCGATGTAAGCTTTACTTTgcatttgaaaatgaatttagaTCAATTTGTCCCCTTTCGTTGAAGATGATGTACTAAGTACTCTTTTGCGAGACTTCATGCCAAACCGATTAATATTGTACAATCAGCTTTATTCTCCACCCATCACTCTAGCTGTCAATGTAAACTCGCTCTTTTTCATTTCCGAGCTATTTAAGTAACAAAAATGGCTTTGAAATGCCTAATGGATTCAGATATGACAGATAAATCGGCAAATACACCTTAATTTGGAGATAAAATCTTCTCATTTTGTAAGCATTATAAGATAACATACTATTCGAATACCAGCTCTAGAAACATGTTTCTAAGAGGCAGTAGTCTTCCTCAATTTTATATTAAAATACTAAGCCATTTCCGGCcgtcaaaatttggaaaaagaaaataaatataagtgtgaaaataaaaacctaaaTAGAACCGGATATAGTGCGAATGTCAACATTAAATTTCATGCgcttttaatgctgttttttCAGAAAATCGAGAAATGAATCGGGCGAATTATAGCGGGATTAGTTGTTTCCTTCGCTCAATAAAACCTGCAAAGCAAAGCCAAATAAGGCAGCATATTTCGCCGATCTACAAAAAGTATACTGAGCATAATGATCCAAAGAGGCTGGAAGGCCCAATAAAACATTTCTACCTTTGTTGTGAAGATCACAAAGACGGAACAAATACACCTAGCAAACAAGCGCTACAGAAGAATCATTAGTTCAGAATCTAAATGAGACAGTATCACAATACCATAATATCTTCAATGCTAAGTTTTTAATAGTTCTAACTTTGAATCCTACGGTTTAAACATTGATATAAAACCACTTGGGTTAGACCTACGCTTTGTACTGTTTGTTGATTTTGTTCTAGAGATCATAATAGGAATTATTATGATCTCTCGATTTATGAGTTTTCTTGGATCAGGGTTTAACATATGGCTTTATCTTGCTTTTAATGGACCTTATGAAACTAGCATTTGATTTCTGCTCAGTATAAAACTGACACGTGTGACACACATGCAAACTCTTTGTGTTGTGccatttgttttctgttttaactGAAGTTTTTTCTTCAATCGATAACGATggataaaatgtaaaaaaaaatagttttgtcgtttgacacaaaaacggaaggaggtaattttttttttatttcccggccaAACTTTGTTTTTCATCCTTCTTTTTTGCGCTGGGATGATGACCGTAATATATAAAAGAGAAGCTATGTCTAATTAGTTTATAGGTGTCTTGAGATCGACGCCCGACGCAGCGATACGCGCGCCTGAAGACAGGCTTCATTTGATGGCACGTTGCctagtagactacgagtagtcccccatttttcctcagggatagtagagcgtgcgaaacgcgagcgcgcgtgaaaatcaccccacgcgagaaaaggcgacacgcagcgtgtcgccttttctcgcgtggagtgactttcacgcgcgctcgcgtttcgcacgctctactatctctgaggaaaaatgggggactactcgtagtctagttgCCTAGGTTCTAGGCTTCATTATTTCGCGCGGTCTATGCTTTTCGTGTTTCGAGGTCCAAGAGAGTTCCGGCAGTTCGTCTCGGATATCTCAccaaatgcattgaccgagaaggcctgggcaGGCGTCGTACAGGGACTgggccaacctcgttcccaggttctctctcctacctgtctctctctctctctctctctttctcccTCTCTCGCTCTGTAGGGACGGGTAGaaaagaaccctgggaacgaagttTGGACTAGGCAAAATCGCGTGATGAGCGTATGCCGGAGTCGCTCCTCATATTTCGACTCGCTTGAGGAAGCTTTAGCAGCGGCGATAATTTCGTGTTTTTCCaacgtaatacaaaagattgaaaagacactgaaTAATACTCTCACCACAAAACAATAGCTGACCAACAATGATTTTCCattctgcaacaccaagaatCACCCGGACTTGCGCTTTTTTAGTAGTGAAAGTTTAGCAGATTACACCAATCATTTCATGTGATGGAATTGGTAACCTATGGAGCTGGGAATATTTCGCCAGATGCATTGACTTCTTTGTCAGAGAAATTAACATGTGGAGTTCAGACCGTCGTGGAACGAATATAAGCGTTTAAAAAgtatcaaaatgaaaaataaacatatatatatatatatatatatatatatatatatatatatatatatatatatatatatatatacgtgTAATAAAGTGGGTAAAGCCGTTAAACAGTGCTCAATACACTATTTAAGTGTAGAGCTTTGAATAAGAAGATATAACGAAGAGACAAAATTCTCTGTTACTCCGAGTTTCGTGCTCACGCACTCATCAGACAGtatttaatggagaataaaCCTATCAAGTATATATATACACGCGTCTATTGACAACAAGAAAGTAACTAATGCCGACAATGACACCAACACAGATAACCAAGTACAATGCAATTGCCGTAACAAAGACCAATGCCCGCTTGACAACAAATGTCTGACCTCCAGTGTAATCTACAACGCACAAGTGACTACAAACAACGCAACCAAGAACTATATCGGACTGACAGAAGGGACGTttaaacaaagattttcacaacaCAAAGCGACATTTAAACACAGGAAATACACGAACAGCACAGAACTCTCCAAATACATCTGGAAACTACGTGACAATAATCAAGACTTCAACATCAAACGGACTATAATCAGCCGTGCAAGACCCTACAACAACATTTCTAAACGATGCGACCTATGCTTAACAGAGAAACTAATGATCAttcagggaccgcgcagcaagttttcgagtgggggggctaaagaagaatgcgtgaaggaaaattttggggggggggcCGGGGGGGGCATGAGTgtggatttctattcaatttctctaaagtgacggagaatgcgaataacgataaaactattgatttttttccacatcttcagtgatgttgctaCGGGgctgaaaattcaccatcactaaattgaaatatcatagattgttgttatactactgatatcaacctttaattactataaataagccagaaatccaacgattttgcttgagctgccttgaactcaaggctgtataattactgagcaattattgcacgaggctgagtatgatatgaagagttat is a window from the Porites lutea chromosome 10, jaPorLute2.1, whole genome shotgun sequence genome containing:
- the LOC140951034 gene encoding histamine H2 receptor-like, yielding MNESQPTPTLTNNELINLSFTASDVFLVFTIIIAVLGNTLVCLACVISKRLKSFTEPFIISLAVTDILVGLISMPIWLSHSLTGKPNSRDFPTIYKLWLQFDIMCCTASIMNLVFISVDRFIAVTYPLRYSSMVTRSRVAIGIAFIWLYSLIIALIKLQRWQYYSLFASLASFFVPLLIMLFAYSRIFHVALTHVRSIRRIHSDQSISNRRTVENFHVNLKAARTFSIVIGAFVVCWCPFFVVTLLAMYSKASINNNVLAMIKWLTYGNSALNPLIYSCLNKNFRAAFTDVFRRALSRRMTHAQSSTTRHPTTSVVPQGDQ